The following coding sequences are from one Poecilia reticulata strain Guanapo linkage group LG18, Guppy_female_1.0+MT, whole genome shotgun sequence window:
- the LOC103480120 gene encoding tyrosine-protein kinase receptor UFO isoform X1 — protein MESAGPVSVLLWMLIWTTDCDTQPLAEEVELFNSGKETRLGWKSEPIRQWSEIPLRFGSGGSEPVLQACTNSGRRSILSRWMERRDAHHLLIDISVAQEEESSGELSPLKVHLFDTDNAVSKFPNGPSVLDLENSKLFSSSNVLDSISDYLNRSVSLSLGPVSRRGFQLGFSYTGECVFIASIRVFYKACPDVVSNLTSFLRTGAGSEPVWGRCVAGAVESDPPVRECGLDGVWSSQQGGCSCGPGLEERGHTCEACRMGYYKPTKGGGQCQLCPPNTRTPREGSESCECLKGFSRLTSDPHDLGCSKPPTAPLNLTANPVNDSVLVLTWDSPHDQGGRTDVKYQVKCEKAAEMGSWWEPCGNQVLFLPDSDGLNDTSVTVLGLNHQHDYRLSVQAWNHISSLQPASHSSTATVTMHRWRTVVITEAPASDSSAGGAAPTPTPTPTPTLTPIPAPALTHRSPLFRSTWLTVVVLLSTVLLTAVIFVTMYFLRKNYTKLRSEPDHDLQLLPGNAHISYQPPPITETRAQLPHNQQGVAQLLEGLSGHLWDSLKDVLVERNQLTLGKELGKGEFGSVYEGIFTAQAGADIRVAVKTMRVGIHSQRDLEEFLKEAEIMKNFDHENVVRLLGVTLKKEEDSAVPVPLVILPYMKHGDLRRFLIATRYGDIPMVVPFQTLLRFMIDITAGMDYLSTKGFLHRDLAARNCMLGDDLRVCVADFGLSKKIYSSNYYRQTVAVRVPIKWMAIESLSESVYTTKSDVWSFGVTMWEIVSRGKTPYPAVHNYELLDLLLSGHRLKPPAECDEKLYEIMKSCWDSEPRLRPDFRSLLDKLKGLLSELPVLEAWEEKRYINQGLDAASAAVTEDPQIDSGGRHENVYLSSPVGAEGCGAMPH, from the exons ATGGAGTCTGCTGGACCTGTTTCTGTCCTGTTGTGGATGCTAATATGGACCACGGACTGCGACACACAGCCTTTGGCAGAGGAAG TAGAACTTTTCAACTCTGGTAAAGAGACCAGGCTGGGATGGAAGTCAGAACCGATCAGACAG TGGAGTGAAATCCCTCTACGGtttggttctggaggttctgagCCCGTTCTCCAGGCCTGTACAAACTCCGGACGGAGATCAATCTTAAGCAGGTGGATGGAGCGCAGAGATGCCCACCATTTACTGATAGATATTTCAGTTGCTCAGGAGGAAGAGTCCTCCGGTGAGCTCAGTCCGCTGAAAGTTCATCTTTTTGACACAGACAATGCCGTTTCCAAATTCCCAAACGGTCCGAGTGTCCTGGACCTTGAGAATTCCAAACTGTTCTCTAGTTCTAATGTTCTGGACTCCATATCCGATTACCTGAACCGCAGCGTGTCCCTGAGCCTGGGTCCGGTCTCACGCAGAGGCTTCCAGCTCGGCTTCTCCTACACAGGAGAGTGTGTGTTCATCGCTTCCATCAGAGTGTTTTACAAAGCATGCCCTGACGTCGTCTCCAACCTGACGTCGTTCCTGAGGACGGGGGCCGGCTCAGAGCCGGTGTGGGGTCGCTGTGTGGCGGGCGCTGTGGAGTCGGACCCTCCGGTCAGAGAGTGCGGCCTGGACGGAGTGTGGAGCTCACAGCAAGGCGGCTGCTCCTGTGGGCCAGGCCTGGAGGAGAGAGGTCACACATGTGAAG CCTGCAGGATGGGCTACTACAAACCCACCAAAGGGGGAGGACAATGCCAGCTGTGCCCACCAAACACCAGGACCCCCAGGGAGGGGTCAGAGAGCTGTGAGTGCCTGAAGGGATTCAGCcgcctgacctctgacccccatGACCTTGGCTGCAGTA AGCCGCCCACTGCTCCTCTGAATCTAACAGCCAATCCTGTTAACGACTCGGTGCTGGTCCTGACATGGGACAGTCCCCACGACCAGGGAGGCAGGACAGACGTAAAATACCAAGTAAAGTGTGAAAAGGCAGCAGAGATGGGCAGTTGGTGGGAGCCGTGTGGGAACCAGGTGCTTTTCCTGCCAGACTCTGATGGGCTGAACGACACGTCGGTCACCGTCCTGGGACTGAACCACCAGCATGACTACAGACTGTCAGTGCAGGCCTGGAATCACATCTCCTCTCTGCAGCCAGCATCACATTCATCCACCGCTACTGTCACCATGCACAGAT GGAGGACTGTGGTGATCACTGAGGCTCCTGCGTCAGACAGCTCAGCTGGTGGAGCCGCTCCGACTCCGACTCCGACTCCGACTCCGACTCTGACTCCGATTCCGGCTCCGGCTCTGACCCACAGGTCACCCCTGTTCCGCTCCACATGGCTCACAGTCGTCGTTTTACTCAGCACTGTGTTGCTGACAGCTGTGATCTTTGTCACCATGTACTTCTTACGCAAAAACTACACTAAGCTCAG GTCAGAACCGGACCATGATTTGCAGCTCCTCCCAGGGAACGCTCACATCTCCTACCAACCTCCACCCATTACAGAGACCAGAGCTCAGCTGCCTCACA aTCAGCAGGGGGTGGCCCAGCTGCTGGAGGGGCTTAGTGGACACTTGTGGGACAGTCTGAAGGACGTCTTGGTGGAAAGAAACCAACTGACCCTGGGCAAGGAGCTGGGCAAAG GAGAGTTTGGGTCGGTGTATGAGGGGATCTTCACGGCGCAGGCTGGTGCTGACATCAGGGTGGCTGTGAAAACCATGAGAG TTGGAATCCATAGCCAGAGGGACTTGGAGGAGTTTTTGAAAGAGGCTGAGATAATGAAGAACTTTGATCATGAAAACGTTGTCAGGCTGCTTG gtGTCACTTTAAAGAAGGAGGAGGATTCTGCTGTTCCTGTTCCTCTGGTCATCCTGCCTTACATGAAACATGGAGACCTGCGGCGCTTTCTCATTGCTACACGCTACGGGGACATTCCAATG GTTGTTCCCTTCCAGACGCTCCTACGATTTATGATAGACATCACAGCGGGGATGGACTATCTGAGCACAAAGGGATTTCTGCATCGGGACCTGGCTGCACGCAACTGCAT GCTGGGGGATGATCTTCGGGTCTGCGTGGCCGACTTTGGCCTCTCTAAGAAAATCTACAGCAGCAATTACTACCGTCAGACAGTCGCTGTCCGTGTGCCCATCAAGTGGATGGCCATTGAGAGCCTGTCTGAGTCTGTCTACACAACCAAAAGTGATGTG TGGTCATTCGGAGTAACTATGTGGGAGATAGTATCCCGAGGAAAGACTCCATATCCTGCTGTCCACAACTATGAACTGCTGGACCTGCTGCTGTCAGGACACAGACTCAAACCACCTGCAGAGTGTGACGAGAAGCT CTACGAAATCATGAAGAGCTGCTGGGACTCAGAGCCGCGGCTGAGGCCAGACTTTAGGAGTCTGCTTGACAAATTAAAAGGTCTTCTGTCCGAGCTCCCGGTTCTGGAAGCCTGGGAGGAGAAAAGATACATCAACCAAGGATTAGATGCTGCATCTGCTGCAGTAACTGAGGATCCTCAGATAGACTCTGGAGGAAGACATGAGAATGTCTACCTGTCTTCTCCTGTGGGTGCAGAAGGATGTGGAGCAATGCCACACTGa
- the rab1ba gene encoding zRAB1B, member RAS oncogene family a: MNPEYDYLFKLLLIGDSGVGKSCLLLRFADDTYTESYISTIGVDFKIRTIELDSKTIKLQIWDTAGQERFRTITSSYYRGAHGIIVVYDVTDQESYNNIKQWLQEIDRYASENVNKLLVGNKCDLTTKKVVDYTTAKEFADSLAIPFLETSAKNATNVEQAFMTMAAEIKKRMGPGATASGDKPNLKIESTPVRQSGGGCC; this comes from the exons ATGAATCCCGAGTA tgactATCTGTTCAAGCTGCTCCTCATCGGAGACTCTGGAGTGGGAAAATCCTGTCTTCTTCTGCGCTTCGCT GATGACACCTACACAGAGAGCTACATCAGCACCATCGGAGTGGACTTCAAGATCCGCACCATCGAGCTAGACAGCAAGACTATTAAACTGCAGATT TGGGACACTGCAGGTCAGGAGAGGTTTCGAACCATCACCTCTAGTTACTACCGTGGAGCCCATGGCATCATCGTGGTGTATGACGTGACCGACCAG GAGTCTTATAACAACATCAAGCAGTGGCTGCAGGAAATCGACCGCTATGCCAGTGAAAATGTGAACAAGCTTTTGGTGGGCAACAAGTGTGACCTCACTACTAAGAAAGTGGTGGACTACACTACAGCCAAG GAGTTTGCCGACTCTCTGGCCATCCCCTTCCTGGAGACGAGTGCCAAGAACGCCACCAACGTAGAGCAGGCTTTCATGACCATGGCGGCTGAGATCAAGAAGCGCATGGGGCCAGGTGCCACGGCCAGCGGCGACAAGCCCAACCTAAAGATTGAGAGCACCCCAGTGAGGCAGTCTGGAGGTGGCTGCTGTTAA
- the LOC103480120 gene encoding tyrosine-protein kinase receptor UFO isoform X2 encodes MESAGPVSVLLWMLIWTTDCDTQPLAEEELFNSGKETRLGWKSEPIRQWSEIPLRFGSGGSEPVLQACTNSGRRSILSRWMERRDAHHLLIDISVAQEEESSGELSPLKVHLFDTDNAVSKFPNGPSVLDLENSKLFSSSNVLDSISDYLNRSVSLSLGPVSRRGFQLGFSYTGECVFIASIRVFYKACPDVVSNLTSFLRTGAGSEPVWGRCVAGAVESDPPVRECGLDGVWSSQQGGCSCGPGLEERGHTCEACRMGYYKPTKGGGQCQLCPPNTRTPREGSESCECLKGFSRLTSDPHDLGCSKPPTAPLNLTANPVNDSVLVLTWDSPHDQGGRTDVKYQVKCEKAAEMGSWWEPCGNQVLFLPDSDGLNDTSVTVLGLNHQHDYRLSVQAWNHISSLQPASHSSTATVTMHRWRTVVITEAPASDSSAGGAAPTPTPTPTPTLTPIPAPALTHRSPLFRSTWLTVVVLLSTVLLTAVIFVTMYFLRKNYTKLRSEPDHDLQLLPGNAHISYQPPPITETRAQLPHNQQGVAQLLEGLSGHLWDSLKDVLVERNQLTLGKELGKGEFGSVYEGIFTAQAGADIRVAVKTMRVGIHSQRDLEEFLKEAEIMKNFDHENVVRLLGVTLKKEEDSAVPVPLVILPYMKHGDLRRFLIATRYGDIPMVVPFQTLLRFMIDITAGMDYLSTKGFLHRDLAARNCMLGDDLRVCVADFGLSKKIYSSNYYRQTVAVRVPIKWMAIESLSESVYTTKSDVWSFGVTMWEIVSRGKTPYPAVHNYELLDLLLSGHRLKPPAECDEKLYEIMKSCWDSEPRLRPDFRSLLDKLKGLLSELPVLEAWEEKRYINQGLDAASAAVTEDPQIDSGGRHENVYLSSPVGAEGCGAMPH; translated from the exons ATGGAGTCTGCTGGACCTGTTTCTGTCCTGTTGTGGATGCTAATATGGACCACGGACTGCGACACACAGCCTTTGGCAGAGGAAG AACTTTTCAACTCTGGTAAAGAGACCAGGCTGGGATGGAAGTCAGAACCGATCAGACAG TGGAGTGAAATCCCTCTACGGtttggttctggaggttctgagCCCGTTCTCCAGGCCTGTACAAACTCCGGACGGAGATCAATCTTAAGCAGGTGGATGGAGCGCAGAGATGCCCACCATTTACTGATAGATATTTCAGTTGCTCAGGAGGAAGAGTCCTCCGGTGAGCTCAGTCCGCTGAAAGTTCATCTTTTTGACACAGACAATGCCGTTTCCAAATTCCCAAACGGTCCGAGTGTCCTGGACCTTGAGAATTCCAAACTGTTCTCTAGTTCTAATGTTCTGGACTCCATATCCGATTACCTGAACCGCAGCGTGTCCCTGAGCCTGGGTCCGGTCTCACGCAGAGGCTTCCAGCTCGGCTTCTCCTACACAGGAGAGTGTGTGTTCATCGCTTCCATCAGAGTGTTTTACAAAGCATGCCCTGACGTCGTCTCCAACCTGACGTCGTTCCTGAGGACGGGGGCCGGCTCAGAGCCGGTGTGGGGTCGCTGTGTGGCGGGCGCTGTGGAGTCGGACCCTCCGGTCAGAGAGTGCGGCCTGGACGGAGTGTGGAGCTCACAGCAAGGCGGCTGCTCCTGTGGGCCAGGCCTGGAGGAGAGAGGTCACACATGTGAAG CCTGCAGGATGGGCTACTACAAACCCACCAAAGGGGGAGGACAATGCCAGCTGTGCCCACCAAACACCAGGACCCCCAGGGAGGGGTCAGAGAGCTGTGAGTGCCTGAAGGGATTCAGCcgcctgacctctgacccccatGACCTTGGCTGCAGTA AGCCGCCCACTGCTCCTCTGAATCTAACAGCCAATCCTGTTAACGACTCGGTGCTGGTCCTGACATGGGACAGTCCCCACGACCAGGGAGGCAGGACAGACGTAAAATACCAAGTAAAGTGTGAAAAGGCAGCAGAGATGGGCAGTTGGTGGGAGCCGTGTGGGAACCAGGTGCTTTTCCTGCCAGACTCTGATGGGCTGAACGACACGTCGGTCACCGTCCTGGGACTGAACCACCAGCATGACTACAGACTGTCAGTGCAGGCCTGGAATCACATCTCCTCTCTGCAGCCAGCATCACATTCATCCACCGCTACTGTCACCATGCACAGAT GGAGGACTGTGGTGATCACTGAGGCTCCTGCGTCAGACAGCTCAGCTGGTGGAGCCGCTCCGACTCCGACTCCGACTCCGACTCCGACTCTGACTCCGATTCCGGCTCCGGCTCTGACCCACAGGTCACCCCTGTTCCGCTCCACATGGCTCACAGTCGTCGTTTTACTCAGCACTGTGTTGCTGACAGCTGTGATCTTTGTCACCATGTACTTCTTACGCAAAAACTACACTAAGCTCAG GTCAGAACCGGACCATGATTTGCAGCTCCTCCCAGGGAACGCTCACATCTCCTACCAACCTCCACCCATTACAGAGACCAGAGCTCAGCTGCCTCACA aTCAGCAGGGGGTGGCCCAGCTGCTGGAGGGGCTTAGTGGACACTTGTGGGACAGTCTGAAGGACGTCTTGGTGGAAAGAAACCAACTGACCCTGGGCAAGGAGCTGGGCAAAG GAGAGTTTGGGTCGGTGTATGAGGGGATCTTCACGGCGCAGGCTGGTGCTGACATCAGGGTGGCTGTGAAAACCATGAGAG TTGGAATCCATAGCCAGAGGGACTTGGAGGAGTTTTTGAAAGAGGCTGAGATAATGAAGAACTTTGATCATGAAAACGTTGTCAGGCTGCTTG gtGTCACTTTAAAGAAGGAGGAGGATTCTGCTGTTCCTGTTCCTCTGGTCATCCTGCCTTACATGAAACATGGAGACCTGCGGCGCTTTCTCATTGCTACACGCTACGGGGACATTCCAATG GTTGTTCCCTTCCAGACGCTCCTACGATTTATGATAGACATCACAGCGGGGATGGACTATCTGAGCACAAAGGGATTTCTGCATCGGGACCTGGCTGCACGCAACTGCAT GCTGGGGGATGATCTTCGGGTCTGCGTGGCCGACTTTGGCCTCTCTAAGAAAATCTACAGCAGCAATTACTACCGTCAGACAGTCGCTGTCCGTGTGCCCATCAAGTGGATGGCCATTGAGAGCCTGTCTGAGTCTGTCTACACAACCAAAAGTGATGTG TGGTCATTCGGAGTAACTATGTGGGAGATAGTATCCCGAGGAAAGACTCCATATCCTGCTGTCCACAACTATGAACTGCTGGACCTGCTGCTGTCAGGACACAGACTCAAACCACCTGCAGAGTGTGACGAGAAGCT CTACGAAATCATGAAGAGCTGCTGGGACTCAGAGCCGCGGCTGAGGCCAGACTTTAGGAGTCTGCTTGACAAATTAAAAGGTCTTCTGTCCGAGCTCCCGGTTCTGGAAGCCTGGGAGGAGAAAAGATACATCAACCAAGGATTAGATGCTGCATCTGCTGCAGTAACTGAGGATCCTCAGATAGACTCTGGAGGAAGACATGAGAATGTCTACCTGTCTTCTCCTGTGGGTGCAGAAGGATGTGGAGCAATGCCACACTGa